In Brettanomyces bruxellensis chromosome 8, complete sequence, a genomic segment contains:
- the RPL27 gene encoding 60S ribosomal protein L27, with product MAKFIKSGKVGIGRFAGKKVVIVNAHDNGTKSHPFPHAIVAGVEKAPSKVTKNMGVKKATRKSRVKAFVKLVNYNHLMPTRYTFDIEAIKGAVTPEVISEPSQREEAKKIVKKAFEERHRAGKNKWFFSKLSF from the exons atggcTAAGTTCATCAAGTCAGGCAAAGTTGGTAT AGGTAGATTCGCTGGTAAGAAGGTGGTCATCGTGAATGCTCACGACAATGGCACAAAGTCACATCCATTCCCTCACGCAATTGTTGCAGGTGTGGAGAAGGCTCCAAGTAAGGTGACGAAGAACATGGGTGTCAAGAAGGCCACAAGAAAGTCGAGAGTTAAGGCTTTCGTCAAGTTGGTTAACTACAACCACTTGATGCCAACCAGATACACTTTTGATATCGAGGCTATCAAGGGTGCTGTCACCCCAGAGGTTATTAGTGAACCATCTCAGAGAGAGGAGGCCAAGAAGATTGTTAAGAAGGCTTTCGAGGAGAGACACAGAGCCGGTAAGAACAAATGGTTCTTCAGCAAGTTGTCATTCTAA
- a CDS encoding uncharacterized protein (BUSCO:EOG09265F2Y), translating to MKLLTTNFVQCAVKSCNGSEKSYPLKYEDCQLQLEEQEFKPAFIIAMLQRINWQALVKVAADLGNSNLPAEKPADVENNEALLKELHTLLIETQITEGKMVCENCGHIYYIKDSIPDFLLPPHLAN from the coding sequence ATGAAGTTATTGACAACGAACTTTGTTCAGTGTGCCGTGAAATCGTGCAACGGATCCGAGAAATCATACCCACTCAAGTATGAGGATTGCCAGCTTCAACTTGAAGAGCAAGAGTTCAAACCAGCGTTTATTATTGCAATGCTACAACGAATCAACTGGCAGGCACTTGTAAAAGTGGCGGCAGACTTGGGAAACAGCAATCTTCCTGCCGAAAAGCCGGCTGATGTGGAAAATAACGAAGCACTACTTAAGGAATTGCACACATTACTGATAGAAACGCAGATAACCGAGGGGAAAATGGTGTGCGAGAACTGTGGACACATATATTACATCAAAGACTCCATTCCGGACTTCCTCCTTCCTCCTCACCTCGCAAACTGA